Part of the Streptomyces sp. NBC_00457 genome, CGAGGACCCGCGCTGGGCCGACGTCTTCGACGGCATCGACATGGACTGGGAGTACCCGAACGCCTGCGGCCTGACCTGCGACACCAGCGGGCCGGCGGCGTTCAAGAACCTCATGTCGGCGCTGCGCACGGAGTTCGGCTCCAACTACCTCGTCACCGCCGCCATCACCGGCGACGGCTCCTCCGGCGGCAAGCTCGACGTGGCCGACTACGGCGGCGCCGCGGCCTCGCTCGACTGGTACAACGTGATGACGTACGACTACTTCGGCGCCTTCGACGCGGACGGCCCGACCGCTCCGCACTCGCCCCTGACCTCGTACTCCGGCATCCCGGCCGCGGGCTTCAACTCCGCCGACGCGATCGCCAAGCTCAAGGCCAAGGGCGTCCCCTCAGCCAAGCTGCTCCTCGGCATCGGCTTCTACGGCCGCGGCTGGACCGGCGTCACCCAGTCCGCCCCCGGCGGCACGGCGACCGGCGCGGCCCCGGGAACGTACGAGGCGGGCATCGAGGACTACAAGGTGCTCAAGAACTCCTGCCCCGCCACCGGCACCATCGCCGGGACCGCCTACGCGCACTGCGGCAACAACTGGTGGTCCTACGACACCCCGTCGACGATCGCCGGAAAGATGACGTGGGCCAAGAACCAGGGCCTCGGCGGCGCGTTCTTCTGGGAGTTCAGCGGTGACACCGGCAATGGCGAGCTGCTGACCGCGATCAACAACGGGCTGAAGTAGACCCGTTAAGCAACATTGACGCGCTGACCGGGCGGGGCTGCCTCAAGCCACGCGAGGAAACCGGTCAGCGCGTCTTCGCTCATCGCGAGTTCCAGGCGCGTGCCCCGGTGCAGACAGGTGAGGATCACCGCGTCGGAGAGCAGCGCAAGCTCCTCCTCGCCCTCGGGGAGGCGGCGGCCGGCGACCTCGATCGCGGCGCGCTCCAGGATGCGGCGGGGGCGGTAGGCGTAGGAGAAGACGCGGTACCACTCGACGCGGTCGCCGTTGTAGCGGGCGACGCCGTAGCTCCAGCCCTTGCCGCTGGTGTCGGTCTTCTCCGGGACGTCCCAGCGCAGGGAGCAGTCGAAGGTGCCGCCGGAGCGCTGGATGAGCCTGCGGCGCAGGCCGAAGACGAACAGCCCCACCACCACGAGGGCGACGACAATTCCGCACACAGTCAGAGCGAGGACCATCGGCACCGACCTCCTCGTCTCCTCGGTAACGGAATGGAAAAAACACCCATATTCGCCTCAGCCGCGGCTGGTACCGGATCGCTCCGGTTCCAGCCGCGGCTGAGTGACGTCATCACACGGTGAGCGGTGTCAGCTCGCCGCCGCCGCACGCAGTCGTACGTCTGCGCGCCGCTCGGCGGTGGCATCGCCCTCCGCCTTCGCGCGTTCGAGCTCTCGCTCGGCGCGCTGGACATCGATCTCGTCCGACAGCTCGGCGATCTCGGCCAGCAACGACAGCTTGTTGTCCGCGAACGAGATGAAACCGCCGTGCACCGCGGCGACGACCGTCCCACCATCACTCGTACGGATGGTCACCGGGCCCGACTCCAGCACACCGAGCAGCGGCTGGTGACCGGGCATGACGCCGATGTCGCCGGACGTGGTGCGCGCGACGACCAGGGTGGCCTCGCCGGACCAGACCTCTCGGTCGGCCGCGACCAGCGCGACGTGCAGCTCAGCAGCCAAGGGTGGCTCCTCGGGTCACCACCCGGCTCTTATCGCCGGGTGTTAGGTACAAGTCTAGTGGGGCGCCGAGCACCAAGGTGTCGGGCCCCGCCCCAGGGCTCGGCCGGGGGTCTGGGGGTTGGCCCCCAGGCAATGCAGCGTAGGCGTGATGAGAGGGGCGGACCGCACCCCGCAGGGCAAGCCCGCGAGGCGCCGCTCCACCCCTCTCACCCAAGAGGCGGTTCCTGCTGCGAGACCAGTTCAGCCCGCCGCAGGCGCTCGCTCAGGAGACGCCCAGCTCCTTCGCGTTCTTGCGCAGGTCCTCGAGACCACCGCACATGAAGAACGCCTGCTCCGGGAAGTGGTCGTACTCACCGTCGCAGATCGAGTTGAACGCGGCGATCGACTCTTCCAGCGGTACGTCCGAACCGTCCACGCCGGTGAACTGCTTGGCGGCGTGGGTGTTCTGGGACAGGAAGCGCTCCACGCGACGGGCACGGTGGACGACGAGCTTGTCCTCCTCGCCCAGCTCGTCGATACCGAGGATCGCAATGATGTCCTGGAGGTCCTTGTACTTCTGCAGGATCGTCTTGACGCGCATGGCGGCGTCGTAGTGGTCCTGCGCGATGTAGCGCGGGTCCAGGATGCGGGACGTGGAGTCCAGCGGGTCCACGGCCGGGTAGATGCCCTTCTCGGAGATCGGACGGGAGAGAACCGTCGTCGCGTCGAGGTGGGCGAACGTGGTGGCCGGGGCCGGGTCGGTCAGGTCGTCCGCGGGGACGTAGATCGCCTGCATCGAGGTGATCGAGTGACCACGCGTCGAGGTGATCCGCTCCTGCAGCTGACCCATCTCGTCCGCCAGGTTCGGCTGGTAACCCACCGCGGACGGCATACGGCCGAGCAGGGTGGACACCTCGGAACCGGCCTGGGTGAAGCGGAAGATGTTGTCGATGAAGAACAACACGTCCTGCTTCTGCACATCGCGGAAGTACTCCGCCATGGTCAGACCGGCCAGGGCCACACGAAGGCGGGTGCCCGGGGGCTCGTCCATCTGACCGAAGACCAGCGCGGTCTTGTCCAGAACGCCGGACTCTTCCATCTCCGCGATGAGGTCGTTGCCCTCACGGGTGCGCTCGCCGACGCCCGCGAAGACGGAGACGCCCTCGTGGAGGTTGGCGACACGCATGATCATTTCCTGGATCAGCACGGTCTTGCCGACACCGGCACCACCGAACAGACCGATCTTGCCGCCCTTGACGTACGGGGTCAGCAGGTCGACGACCTTCAGGCCGGTCTCGAACATCTCGGTCTTGGACTCGAGCTGGTCGAAGGCGGGGGCCTTGCGGTGGATGGACCACCGCTCGCCGTCGTAGGTGTCGTCGCTGTTCAGCACCTCACCGAGGGTGTTGAACACCTTGCCCTTGGTGAAGTCGCCGACCGGGACGGTGATGCCCTTGCCCGTGTCGGTCACCGGCGCCTGACGGACCAGGCCGTCGGTGGGCTGCATGGAGATGGCGCGGACCAGGCCGTCACCCAGGTGCTGGGCGACCTCCAGGGTCAGCGTCTTCTTCTCGCCCGCGAGCGCCGGGTCGGCGACCTCGACGTGGAGGGCGTTGTAGATCTCCGGCATCGCGTCGACGGGGAACTCCACGTCGACGACCGGGCCGATGACCCGGGCGACGCGGCCCGTAGCCGTCGCGGTCTCAACAGTGGTGGTCATTAGTAGTCACTCCCCGCGGTCGCGTCGGCCAGGGCGCTCGCGCCTCCGACGATCTCGCTGATTTCCTGGGTGATTTCGGCCTGGCGGGCCTGGTTGGCAAGCCGGGTGAGGTTCTCGATGAGGTCGCCGGCGTTGTCGGTGGCCGACTTCATCGCGCGCCGCGTGGCGGCGTGCTTCGAAGCGGCCGACTGGAGCAGCGCGTTGTAGATACGGCTTTCCACGTACCGCGGCAGCAGGGCGTCGAGGACGTCCTCCGCCGAGGGCTCGAAGTCGTACAGAGGGAGGATCTCGCCCTTCGGCGCCTCCTGTGCGACCTCTTCGAGGCTGAGCGGCAGCAGGCGCGCGTCCTGCGCCGTCTGCGTCATCATCGACACGAACTCGGTGTAGACGATGTGGAGCTCGTCCACGCCGCCCTCGGCCGTCTCCGTCTCGATGGCCTCGATCAGCGGGGCCGCGACCTTCTTGGCGTCCGCGTACGACGGCTGGTCCGTGAACCCGGTCCACGACTCCGCGATCTTGCGCTCACGGAAGTTGTAGTGGGCGACACCGCGCCGGCCGACGATGTAGACGTCGACCTGCTTGCCCTCGCGCTCCAGGCGCTCGGTCAGCTGCTCCGCCGCCTTGATGGCGTTGGAGTTGAAGGCACCGGCGAGACCACGGTCGCTCGTCAGGAGCAGCACCGCGGACCGGGTGACCGTGTCGGCCTGGGTGGTCAGCGGGTGCTTGGTGTTCGAGCCGGTACCGACCGCCGTGACCGCGCGGGTCAGTTCCCGCGCGTACGGCGTGGACGCCGCCACCTTGCGCTGCGCCTTGACGACGCGCGAGGCGGCGATCATCTCCATCGCCTTGGTGATCTTCTTGGTCGCGGTGACGGATCGGATGCGACGCTTGTAGACCCGGAGCTGGGCTCCCATGAGTCAGGTCCCTTCCTTACGTCACTTGGAGACGCTGACGGCCGATTCCTCGCCCAGCAGCTTGCCGTCCGAGGTCTCGAACTGCTTCTTGAACTCCGCGACCCCGTCGGCCAGGGCCTGCAGCGTGTCGTCGGACATCTTGCCGCCCTCGCGGATGGAGGTGAGCAGGCCCTGCTCCTTGCGGTGCAGGTACTCCAGCAGCTCCTTCTCGAAGCGGCGGATGTCGTTCACCGGCACCTCGTCCATCTTGCCGGTGGTGCCGGCCCAGATGGAGACGACCTGGTCCTCGGTGGCCATCGGCTGGTACTGCGGCTGCTTGAGCAGCTCGACCATGCGCTGACCGCGCTCCAGCTGCGCCTTCGACGCGGCGTCCAGGTCGGAACCGAAGGCGGCGAACGCCTCCAGCTCACGGAACTGGGCGAGGTCCACGCGCAGACGGCCGGAAACCTGCCGGATGGCCTTGTGCTGGGCGGAGCCACCGACTCGGGAGACCGAGATACCGACGTTCAGGGCCGGACGCTGACCGGCGTTGAACAGGTCGGACTCCAGGAAGCACTGGCCGTCGGTGATGGAGATGACGTTGGTCGGGATGAACGCCGAGACGTCGTTGGCCTTGGTCTCGACGATCGGCAGACCGGTCATCGAGCCGGCGCCCATCTCGTCGGACAGCTTCGCGCAGCGCTCCAGCAGACGGGAGTGCAGGTAGAAGACGTCACCCGGGTAGGCCTCACGGCCCGGCGGGCGGCGCAGCAGCAGGGACACGGCGCGGTAGGCGTCGGCCTGCTTGGAGAGGTCGTCGAAGATGATCAGGACGTGCTTGCCCTGGTACATCCAGTGCTGGCCGATGGCCGAACCGGTGTACGGCGCCAGGTACTTGAAGCCGGCCGGGTCGGACGCCGGGGCGGCGACGATGGTCGTGTACTCCAGAGCGCCGGCCTCTTCGAGGGCACCACGCACGGAGGCGATGGTCGAGCCCTTCTGACCGATGGCGACGTAGATGCAGCGGACCTGCTTGTTCGGGTCGCCCGTGCGCCAGTTGTCGCGCTGGTTGATGATCGTGTCGACGGCCAGAGCGGTCTTGCCGGTCTGCCGGTCACCGATGATCAGCTGACGCTGACCACGGCCGATCGGGGTCATCGTGTCGACGGCCTTGTAGCCGGTCTCCATCGGCTCGTGCACCGACTTACGGACCATGACGCCCGGGGCCTGCAGCTCGAGGGCGCGGCGACTGTCGGTCTCGATCTCGCCGAGGCCGTCGATCGGGGTGCCGAGCGGGTCGACCACGCGGCCGAGGTAGCCCTCGCCGACAGCCACGGAGAGCACCTCACCGGTGCGCTGCACCGGCTGGCCCTCCTCGATGCCGCTGAACTCACCGAGGACGATGGCGCCGATCTCGCGCTCTTCCAGGTTGAGCGCGAGGCCGAGGGTGCCGTCCTCGAACTTCAGCAGTTCGTTGGCCATGGCCGAGGGAAGACCCTCGACCTTCGCGATGCCGTCGCCGGCAAGGGTGACCGTACCGACCTCCTCGCGCGAGGCCGCGTCCGGCTTGTACGACTGGACAAACGTCTCCAGCGCGTCCCGGATCTCCTCCGGCCGGATCGTGAGCTCCGCCATCTGGGTTCCCTGCTCTCCTTGTTGGGCCCGAAGTTTCAACTTGGGGGTCTGGGGGCGACCCCCAGGAATCCTCTGCACGGCCCAACCGGGCCGTAGGTACACGTACTGCTTATGAAGTTGCTGCTAGCTCGCCAGGCGGCGGCCGGCGTCCTCGATGCGGTCCGCGATCGAGCCGTTGATGACCTCGTCACCGACCTGCACCCGGATCCCGCCGAGAACGTCGGGGTCCACGTCCAGGTTGAGGTGCATCGGACGGCCGTAGAGCTTTGCCAGGGCGGCACCCAGGCGCCGCTTCTGGCCGTCGCTCAGCGGTACTGCCGAGGTGACCACGGCCACCATCCGGTCGCGGCGCTCGGCGGCGAGCTTGGAGAGGGACTCCAGTCCCGCTTCCAGGCTACGTCCCCGCGGCACGGTCACAAGGCGCGTCACCAGACGCTCGGTGGTCGCGGCGGCCCGGCCACCGAGCAGGCTGCGCAGCAGCTCGCTCTTGGCGGAGGTCGTCGCGGACCGGTTGGTGAGCGCGGCGCGCAGCTCGGTGTTGGAGGAGATGATCCGGCCGAACCGGAACAGCTCGTCCTCGACATCGTCGAGCGTGCCCGCCTTCTGGGCGGCGGTGAAGTCGGCGATGTTGGCCAGCTCCTCCAGTGCGTCCACCAGGTCGCGCGACTGCGACCAGCGGGAGCGCACCATGCCGGACAGCAGGTCGGCGACCTCGCCGCTGACCTGACCGCCGATGAGGCGCTGGGCCAGGTCGGCCTTGGCCTCGCCGGTCTGCGCCGGGTCGGTCAGGACCCGACGCAGCGACACCTCGCGGTGCAGCAGCGCGGTGAGGGCGGCCAGCTCGTCGGCGAGCGAGCCGGCGTTCACGGACGTGTTGTCCGTCAGCGCGTCGAGACGCTCGCGTGCGGCTGCCAGGGCCTCGCGGCTCGCTCCGTTCATCGGGTGGCCTCGGCCTTCTCCTCGAGCTCGTCGAGGAAGCGGTCGATCACACGGCTCTGCCGGGCGTGGTCCTCGAGGGACTCGCCGACGAGCTTGCCGGCCAGGTCGGTGGCGATCTTGCCGACGTCCTGGCGCAGCGCCGACGAGGCGGCCTTGCGGTCGGCCTCGATCTGCGCGTGACCGGCGGCGATGATCTCCTCACGCTGCCGCTGGCCCTCCGCGCGCATCTCGGCGATGAGCGTGGCGCCCTGCTCCTGCGCCTCCTGGCGCAGTCGCGCGGCCTCGTGCCGGGCCTCGGCGAGCTGGGCCTTGTACTGCTCAAGGACGCTCTGGGCCTCGGTCTGCGCGGCCTCGGCCTTTTCGATACCGCCCTCGATGGCCTCGCGACGCTCTTCCAGAACCTTGTTGATGGTCGGGAGGAGCTTCTTGGCGAGGAAGCCGAAGACGATGACGAAAGCGATGAGGCCGATGACAACTTCCGGCCACGGCGGGATGAGGGGGTTCTCCTTCTCACCCTCAGCCGCCAGCAAAACCAGGGCGGAGTTCACATCAGTGCCTTTCGTCGACAGGGTCGGTCGTCAGGGCTCGTCTTAGTAGACGAACGGCATGACGAGACCGATCAGGGCGAGCGCCTCACAGAAGGCGAAGCCGAGGATCTGGTTGGCGCGGATCAGACCGGCCGCCTCGGGCTGGCGGGCGAGGGCCTGGGTGCCGTTACCGAAGATGATGCCAACGCCGACGCCGGGGCCGATGGCCGCAAGACCGTAACCGACGGAACCGAGGTCACCGGTGACAGCAGCAAGGTTGGACATGCCAGTTCTTCCTTCTCTTTACGGACCGGTGGGGGTTGGCCACCGGACGGCTATGGGGGTGTTGCGGGGCGGTGCTCAGTGGTGCTCGGCGAGCGCGCCCTGGATGAAGGTGCAGGTCAGGAGGACGAAGACGTACGCCTGAACCGCCTGGATGAAGAGCTCGAAGGCGGTCATCACGATGACCATCACGAACGAGACACCTGAGTAGGCGATACCGATGCCGTTGAGCATGTACCAGCTGGCGATGGTGAACAGCAGCAGCAGCGTGTGCCCCGCGAACATGTTCGCGAAGAGTCGCACCGCGTGCGTGAACGGACGGACCAGCAGGTTCGAGGCGAGCTCGATGGTCATGGACAGCGGGAGCACCGCGCCCAGCGACTTGTCGTAGCCGGAGAAGTTCTTGAAGGCTCCGACGAAGCCGTGCCGCTTGAAGGTCAGCGAGACCCACAGGATGTAGACGATCAGCGCCAGGACCAGCGGGTAGGCGATGATCGACGTCACCGGGAAGGCGGCGACCGGGACGATGGACCAGAGGTTCATCATCCAGATGAAGAAGAAGAGGGAGACGGCGAGCGGAACGTACTTCTCGCCCTCCTTCTTGCCGATCGTCTCGTAGACGATGCCGCGGCGTACGAAGTCGTAGCCGGCTTCGGCGATCATCTGGAGCTTGCCGGGGACGACCTTCGGCCGGGCGAACGCGGCCCAGAAGAAGCCCACCACGATGATCGAACCCAGCAGGGCGAGCAGCATCGGCTTGTTGAAATAGAAGGCGTTGCCGTCCGCGTCGCCCATGAGCGGCTCGAACAGGAACGAGTGCAGGCCCGGGGCGACAGTGTCGAAGCCACATCCGTCGAAGAGGTGGCAGTTCGTGTCGAAGGCGAGGGCCTGCGTCGGGTCAGCACTCACCGCGGGCTCCTTCATCGTGGCGCATAGGTACGGCAACCTCGTTGTGTCGGCGCGGCACGCGGCCGCGGTTCGGCACGGGACTGGTGTTACGGATGTGGGGGCGGCTGTGGGGCATCTCGCCCTGCGTGTGAGCAGGCGTCAGCTCAGATGCCCGCGCCCGCGATGCCGCAGTTGGCACCGGACGATAGCAGGGTCTGTCATGCGCCTTTATCCCGGCCCTACCCCTCACGACGAGTGCCCCGTCTTCTCGGGCTTGTCGCCGTTCTTGGGGGCGGACGAGTCCGGTTCGACGTAGAGAATCTTGGCTTTCATGTGGGCACGCGCCTGCGCGGCGATCCAGGCGAGGGTGCCGGCGACGAGCGTGAGGGCGAAGGCCCGGGGGTTGAACAGGGTGGTGTTCTTGAACGCGGCGAGGAAGATGAACAGCAGAAGAATCTGTGCCGCGTAGAGCATCAGGCCCATCGCCTGGAAAAGGTGCGGAAGCGATTTGGCAGTGCGCTGCAGAACGTAGAGACCGATCCCCATGAAGAGGATCACCACCAGCGTCGCGACGACGGCCCCGACCGCCCCTTTGCCACCGGCGACCACGCCGCTGACGACGGCGGCGATCGCGCCGACGGCAGCTGTGGGCACAGCGGCCTGGAGCAGGATCCGGACGTCATTGGACGGCATGGCGGCAACTCCGCTTTCGCAGGGGGGCAGGGGTGTCGTCATGGACGAGCGTAGCCCCGGGTGGGGAGTGGTCCTCACGCCAATGGGCCGTCGCACTGCGGCCCTTCGACTGTGTCCCGGGGTTCTCGTGAACCGTATCACAAACTATTTGATGAGGTCTTTACCTAATGGCTGTGCTGGGTGTCACACATGAGAGTGACACTGCGCGTCTGTGCAGATCCAGCACCGCTTTGTCTGGTATTGGGGATCTTCGTTCCCCCACGAGTTGGCAATGCTCTAGTCAGATTCTTACCTTGAGCGTCAGCGCGACGTACCGGCCTTGCGCCGGTCCAGGAAGCGCGGACGGGCGCCGAGAGCGGTCGAGCCATTGACTCCGTTGACCCGGGAGACGCCCGCGGCGACCGGGGTGCGGGGCTCCTCCTCCGGCAGGAGTTCGTCGGCCGGGGCCTCGGCGGCGGTCTGCGGGGTGGTGGCCGCGGGCTCGGCGATGGCCCCGCTCCGCCGATACCGCGGCGGTACGAACGCCTCAGCCCAGCGCGGGGTGCGGGGTGTGAAGCGTGGGAGCAGGAGGAGGGCCAGGCCGATGGCGCTGAGGAAGACCACACCGAGGACGATCCACATGGAGGACGCCGAGTTCACGGAGTAGGCGAGCGCGCCGA contains:
- a CDS encoding DUF2550 domain-containing protein; its protein translation is MVLALTVCGIVVALVVVGLFVFGLRRRLIQRSGGTFDCSLRWDVPEKTDTSGKGWSYGVARYNGDRVEWYRVFSYAYRPRRILERAAIEVAGRRLPEGEEELALLSDAVILTCLHRGTRLELAMSEDALTGFLAWLEAAPPGQRVNVA
- a CDS encoding F0F1 ATP synthase subunit epsilon, whose translation is MAAELHVALVAADREVWSGEATLVVARTTSGDIGVMPGHQPLLGVLESGPVTIRTSDGGTVVAAVHGGFISFADNKLSLLAEIAELSDEIDVQRAERELERAKAEGDATAERRADVRLRAAAAS
- the atpD gene encoding F0F1 ATP synthase subunit beta produces the protein MTTTVETATATGRVARVIGPVVDVEFPVDAMPEIYNALHVEVADPALAGEKKTLTLEVAQHLGDGLVRAISMQPTDGLVRQAPVTDTGKGITVPVGDFTKGKVFNTLGEVLNSDDTYDGERWSIHRKAPAFDQLESKTEMFETGLKVVDLLTPYVKGGKIGLFGGAGVGKTVLIQEMIMRVANLHEGVSVFAGVGERTREGNDLIAEMEESGVLDKTALVFGQMDEPPGTRLRVALAGLTMAEYFRDVQKQDVLFFIDNIFRFTQAGSEVSTLLGRMPSAVGYQPNLADEMGQLQERITSTRGHSITSMQAIYVPADDLTDPAPATTFAHLDATTVLSRPISEKGIYPAVDPLDSTSRILDPRYIAQDHYDAAMRVKTILQKYKDLQDIIAILGIDELGEEDKLVVHRARRVERFLSQNTHAAKQFTGVDGSDVPLEESIAAFNSICDGEYDHFPEQAFFMCGGLEDLRKNAKELGVS
- a CDS encoding F0F1 ATP synthase subunit gamma; the protein is MGAQLRVYKRRIRSVTATKKITKAMEMIAASRVVKAQRKVAASTPYARELTRAVTAVGTGSNTKHPLTTQADTVTRSAVLLLTSDRGLAGAFNSNAIKAAEQLTERLEREGKQVDVYIVGRRGVAHYNFRERKIAESWTGFTDQPSYADAKKVAAPLIEAIETETAEGGVDELHIVYTEFVSMMTQTAQDARLLPLSLEEVAQEAPKGEILPLYDFEPSAEDVLDALLPRYVESRIYNALLQSAASKHAATRRAMKSATDNAGDLIENLTRLANQARQAEITQEISEIVGGASALADATAGSDY
- the atpA gene encoding F0F1 ATP synthase subunit alpha, translating into MAELTIRPEEIRDALETFVQSYKPDAASREEVGTVTLAGDGIAKVEGLPSAMANELLKFEDGTLGLALNLEEREIGAIVLGEFSGIEEGQPVQRTGEVLSVAVGEGYLGRVVDPLGTPIDGLGEIETDSRRALELQAPGVMVRKSVHEPMETGYKAVDTMTPIGRGQRQLIIGDRQTGKTALAVDTIINQRDNWRTGDPNKQVRCIYVAIGQKGSTIASVRGALEEAGALEYTTIVAAPASDPAGFKYLAPYTGSAIGQHWMYQGKHVLIIFDDLSKQADAYRAVSLLLRRPPGREAYPGDVFYLHSRLLERCAKLSDEMGAGSMTGLPIVETKANDVSAFIPTNVISITDGQCFLESDLFNAGQRPALNVGISVSRVGGSAQHKAIRQVSGRLRVDLAQFRELEAFAAFGSDLDAASKAQLERGQRMVELLKQPQYQPMATEDQVVSIWAGTTGKMDEVPVNDIRRFEKELLEYLHRKEQGLLTSIREGGKMSDDTLQALADGVAEFKKQFETSDGKLLGEESAVSVSK
- a CDS encoding F0F1 ATP synthase subunit delta, translating into MNGASREALAAARERLDALTDNTSVNAGSLADELAALTALLHREVSLRRVLTDPAQTGEAKADLAQRLIGGQVSGEVADLLSGMVRSRWSQSRDLVDALEELANIADFTAAQKAGTLDDVEDELFRFGRIISSNTELRAALTNRSATTSAKSELLRSLLGGRAAATTERLVTRLVTVPRGRSLEAGLESLSKLAAERRDRMVAVVTSAVPLSDGQKRRLGAALAKLYGRPMHLNLDVDPDVLGGIRVQVGDEVINGSIADRIEDAGRRLAS
- a CDS encoding F0F1 ATP synthase subunit B, producing MNSALVLLAAEGEKENPLIPPWPEVVIGLIAFVIVFGFLAKKLLPTINKVLEERREAIEGGIEKAEAAQTEAQSVLEQYKAQLAEARHEAARLRQEAQEQGATLIAEMRAEGQRQREEIIAAGHAQIEADRKAASSALRQDVGKIATDLAGKLVGESLEDHARQSRVIDRFLDELEEKAEATR
- the atpE gene encoding ATP synthase F0 subunit C is translated as MSNLAAVTGDLGSVGYGLAAIGPGVGVGIIFGNGTQALARQPEAAGLIRANQILGFAFCEALALIGLVMPFVY
- the atpB gene encoding F0F1 ATP synthase subunit A; protein product: MKEPAVSADPTQALAFDTNCHLFDGCGFDTVAPGLHSFLFEPLMGDADGNAFYFNKPMLLALLGSIIVVGFFWAAFARPKVVPGKLQMIAEAGYDFVRRGIVYETIGKKEGEKYVPLAVSLFFFIWMMNLWSIVPVAAFPVTSIIAYPLVLALIVYILWVSLTFKRHGFVGAFKNFSGYDKSLGAVLPLSMTIELASNLLVRPFTHAVRLFANMFAGHTLLLLFTIASWYMLNGIGIAYSGVSFVMVIVMTAFELFIQAVQAYVFVLLTCTFIQGALAEHH